The genomic DNA TCAGAACATACTATCCCGTATCCTACCCAAATAGCTTTCTTCCTCTTTTCATATAAATAGACTAGCCTTACCAGTATAGACGCTATTACTTGCAATGTCATGaacaaatttgaataatttcatATTGAGCTTTTCTAAAAGATACGATACTAAAACTACCACTGCCACTTATATTACTTGTATAAACATTTCGACACTTCTGGTTCTTGAAATGTGTACacaagatattttaattattctttttccAATTACCTCTTCAATTACTTATGCGTCATAAACGAAATGACTCTCACTTATACCAAAATCGatttcagttttcaaaaacAACTATTAAGTGATATCCAATATCGATACCTATTATTACCGAGTAAAGTGGGCAGAAAAATCGAGATACGCACTCGAAATAGCCACTGTGCAAAGGAAACGGTCTTATCCACAGATTAATGGCGGCAATTAAATCGGTTCACTCCAGCGGCGGTCCGCTTCGGTCCAAAAGCTCGTTTTTTGCAACGCAACCGTCTTCTAGACTGTACTTAATGAAAATCAATGGTTCTGCAACCTGTAGGTAGTCGCAAAATGATCACTTTAATACTTGATGCACGGTAAACATGTCTTGATATGCGTTTAATAAACGTTTGCCATCCAACTACGAGTCCACACGCATTTTTTCATATTGGTGCGATGGTAAAATGGTTATCTAAGGAAAATTAGAAAAATCCTGAAAACTCTTAGGTACTTACTGGAGTTAACCGTGGTGAAAAGAAGACATTGTATAGGTGTTTGGATTGAAAAGTAGTTACTGTTTTCACGTTTGACATAACAGATTTGAAGCTTTTAGGGGAATAAGATAGCTTGGCAAGCTTATTTTCATTTCCTCagtatttaagtttcatttgtttaaaataaaattgagttaatacaaaaataacaatagaaatacaaaacaCCGTTACCTGTTGaccgttttattataattatcgaaGAGCGAGAGTGGATACACACTTACTTACGGAATGAATTATAGTGAGCCGCTTCTCAGATTGGAATCAATTAACTGGAGGCGACGCGCTCCCGGTCCCGGCGCGGCCTTCGCGCCACCTGCCCGCGCCAGCTCCCCGCCGCGCGCCACCAGTCCATCCTGACCTCCCACGGCCCGCGAAGCCTTTCCAACGCCGGCCACGACCACGCAACTACTGGAGACCCAACAGCTCTCACTATCTGGTCACGCGCTGTACTTATCAAAGGCGCGTGATTGCCCATTCATTATCCGCCTGCAAAATCGCGGCACCTTTGGCGGTTAATTGCGCTAACCCAATTTTTTTGTATCCGAATTTTCAAGTCGTCGCTCGGGATACCACATTGCGAATTTATTTCGATTGTAGTgcgtatgaataaaatattgtcgtTAAATGCAAATTATCCTTTGTAGGCTCGGTGCCGACATGTTTTAGTTGATGGTCTCACTAAAGGATGGCTTATATTTTGGTAAcctttaaaactttattgatTCGAGAGTACAACCTCTCCgttgttgatatttttgattGCATGCAATAATTGCGTTTAAAGTCTGAATCTTATTATGCAGGTGAGTCGCGCCGTCGTATATCTGAGCCCGAAGGACGTAAAAGCATGATTTACCAACAGTAGTTAAAACACTCATTAAGCGGACATGAGCGGCGaccgcagccgccgccgcggGGCACGCGTTAACTCGCCCAGACATCTTCACTGAACGCTTGCGAGCCGCCCAAACCAGACAGATCGTTGCCAGCACAAATAAACCTGAACACAGacaataatttagtattttatggaACATGTTGCTAACTGGAAATGGTTTTCtcttaattcattttattttttaaccagtTATAGCTTACCTGCGACCCTATTCGAAAACTctcaaaaatttatatttttttttaacacaaatcTTAAATTAGtactaagtattatttttctataactCCCATAATGTTATTGAAACGAAAATCATCAATAACTaacatacctaataaataatcatagttTCAGTGTAGCATAAACAAATATTCCCCACCTAACGTAATACAAGTTGGTTTTTAAACTCACTGAAAGTTTCgttatttttctgtattaaaagagatttctttgatattgaatttataaacaaaggttgacattaaataatactatGTTTAACCCtagcataattaaaataaaaatagctgaCCAGGAATGTCAGTGTACGTGAAATGTGAAAACAAGACATTTATACATATTAAGGTCTAGAGCTGGCCTAAAGCCCCAACAAATCCAAGTATGGTCAATcgttataaaaacataacacgAGGTCTTCATGCACCTTTCCAATCAATTACCAATAAATAGCGTATAAGATAGGCTAGAGGACGACCGCGGCGACGAATTCCGCGCTTCACTGCCTGAAGCGTGCGCCTACTTTTTGCAATGGCAGGTGCAAGCGCATATGCTATTAAATTGTCAAAGAATACACGTACGCATGCCTGTGTACGCCTCTGATAGCTTCCAATAATCAAAAGCCAAGTGAATACTCGTATTCTTTTGAAAACCGTAAACGCGACTGTGAGCACCACGCACACGCAAGCTCCCGATCGCGCCCAGCAGCTCACCGCAAGACTTAACTCCTGgaagtatatttaataatttattaataaaagctataaaatatgaatatctcAAACTGAGTTTTTGTCGAGGACTGTGCTAGTCATTACACAATTACACACGCAGTAATCGCAAACCGCAACATAGCAGCAGGGAGCGGCCTCGGCGCGGGAACATGTGCTCACTCAATATGGGAGCGAGGAGCGTAAGAATGATCGCAATTAGCGGAGAAGAGCTGTTTTTCGTCGTAATGAGCGGGCGTGGCGCGTCCGCACACAATGCGCAGCTTTGTGCGCATGCGCGGGGCATGCTATTGCGTACGCTCGCCAAGCTTTTACGGTTTCAGACGCCCGCCATATGACTTGCCGCGCTGTAGCCTCCAACTGCTGAGAATGCAAGTTGATATTGCGCGTAGCGGGTGCTTAGGCGATATACTGTTATACTGATTTTCATTAGATGGGATTCCCTTCTAGAGTTACGTTTCGAACACATGGGATATGACagataatcgtttttttttgtgtataacaTCATGATATTGTTATTGACTGTCAAAGTCAACTAAgataaatgtgttaaaaatgtaacattcataaacaaaaaagtttatcttAGTTGACGCCAATTACGAACacgtaaaaaaacatatgtattttaagcaaaacggatcatttttatcttaaaacaaCCATGTTACCCATCCGGAGTAAACATTACAAAGATCACTAAAAAAATTACTACATTAATGTAAAGgcttattaattaagtattatttacacGTAATGAGCATGACATGCATGTAAATATACAGAAACATCCAAAAGGAATTTAGCTCCAGTCTTTCAAACAAGAGTTATTTCACAGCTACGCTCTTTTGACATATTCTGTTGTCGCGCTTCTAAGCTACGCGGCATTCTCAAGATGTTTCAGGgtataaaatagtataaatCCATTAGACTGTTTTAATACgatcagttctttttttattactaagtaCCTCTTGAAATTCTTTATGTTAGGTTGTAAAGATTAGTAAGGTTTTGTGATAATCGGAATTtcgttaaacataaaaaaatctaggtttttattttattcaggtattttattaatatctggCCATTCTTCACGCGCAGTGCAGCAGTGTAAGCAGAACCTACATGTAGAATCTATTTATGTAGGTCATTTGGTACGTGATAGGTCTTGTTTTGGAACACCATTAAACACTAGTTGCTGGAACACCTGCGGTATTCCGTTATTTTAAACTTCGATAACATTTATGTAGGATAAAGAAGTTCAATAACTATGAGATAGAGTTTTACTACTTGTAGTTAAAGAAAGAACAGCTTGTGAGAGTGTTTCGatggcaattaaattaaaaagttgttaaattttatacttatattttacttacGTAGTTTTGTAAACagagaatacatttttttgaaatcataaaacaaaactatgagACTTATGCGCGTAAAAGTTGTCTTGTCGTTAAACCATTAAATTGATTAATACGTAAGCATGGCTTCTAAAAGGCTTCTAAAAGTTGCACCTTATCATtcaaacaagaattaaattaaataatacacgGACCCAAGTACTAGTGTTTAATAATACTGTTTCTGACTGATGCGGCTAATACATAGAGAAAGTGCCCACACATACACGCGACAAAGCTCCGTGGATCGTTGGATGACGCACGGCACGCGCGGCCGATTCAATAAATCCGTTAAAGGCACatggcgcggcgcgggcgcagctcgCGTGCTGAATCTTGTCTTAAGCAGTAAGGGTGCTGTTTAGACGCGACAATAGTCGATTACTTTCATCGATGTTTTTTATCGCGTTGgttttttcaaatgtttagcGTTAATTCTATCAAACATTAAAGAGTCATGACTGTTGTGTACAGAACTATGATCAGCTGACTTTCGCTGCAGATAAGTAGTTTTTAAGATGTAAGTCCTTCGATTTTCATAGTGTTACGGTTTTTGTggtcgaaaataatatttttaagaaaccaaTGCAAACACTCCATACAAACATTGATAGCTAGGTATTCATTATACCTAAACagttaataattaacataacatatttcaaaatagtAGGCTTAGAGAACAAATCTGCAGTTATTAAATGAGAGACCTAGTGAAGTATGGAGCCTTCTTTATCGATATCTAAGTAGGAACAGTGTGCGCATCCCTATGCCGCAGACACCTGCCACCCGCACCCCTACACTATATTTTATTCCACTTAATCGTCCTTTCCGTTATATTACCtgttttttatacatacttaAAGCAAATATTCTCGTTTCTATAAAAGCAACAATGTCTGATCGTCCTATTAACTATAATAGACACTTTTAATTGAGAATCTATAAAAGGTTTCGCGAACTGTTGGCCGTATAAGGGATAAGCATTCATCATGGAAGCCGTGGCTCTCATCTGCCCAATTAATAAAAGTTGACTGTAAGGAATGGCGTACGGCGACAGCGTCAGccgcctgcgcctgcgccgcccgccgccgcccgcgccgccccgCGACCGGTTCTGCGCGCCTGCAGCTGAAACACACGTATCTACCcttcaactgttttattttgatttacttaTCTATCAACCATGTACTCGCATACTTTATGAACGTGTTTAAGGATTTGCATGGTTTTTATCTACATGCATCTCCGCACACAACTACCTACCTGTCCACTTGTAGCTTTCGATTTTTTTCGATAAGCTTAAATCTTATGTTAATAAAAGATACCTTTActaagtttatatatttatccGTACAAAATGTATTACAGTCTTGGATATTTAACTACTAGCAACTGAATACGTACAAGTTGGAAAGCGCATAAATACTAACAAGAAACATTTGTTACCGTTACTGTTAGCAACGAAATCCAGGAAACAAAAATGTCGACCCTCCAACCATGAATGAGTACTTAAAACTTATCTTAAGTTCAATCATGATATCTCAAACCCGGCTTCATTAATTCTCCAGAAATCGAAAAGgaagatttaatattaaaatcgaaTTTCGAACAAAGggagaaaacaaaaacacatacgGTAAAAAAGAAGGATAAAAAGTAGCGCGGGCGCGTGCCGGGGCGACATGTGCACGCGCCGAGGATCCGCGCTAACGGGCCGTGACGCGCGCCCCCGcgcaccgcgccgcgcccccgcgcaCCCCGACACGCGCTCGCCGTTATGTTTACAGGGCCCATCGCACCCCCTCCCTGTGGCGCGCTGCATGCGCCCCCTCCGCGCCTGCACTCGCTGAAGCACTTCCCCCACCTGAAACCTTACAGTTTCCTTCGTAACACAACACGTAGTAACCAAAGCAGATTAGCCGCCTAATTGAATTGCCCGAGATTGTTATTACAATCGTTTAATCGGGTGAAAATGCTATCATTTAAGAACTACGTAACAGTGTGCTCTGACACTTTTTATAAGGattttatacgattttaaaAAGATAACTATTATGATATGATGTAAGTTTCTGACTGCATACACGCATAAGATTGAGGAGCAAATCcaagagtaataaaataaaaatcaataaaataaacaagagcaCCTTCACTGATTTTATCTGATCCTATTCATTAGATAAGATTACAAAACAAAGACagtaaaatatgtaggtaagtTACAAAGAAACTTCAATCGCTTAATTTGGTTGATCAATGAAAGTATTCTATATATAGAATCaactttaaaagttatttcaatttcattaattacttataacTGCACCATTTTGAATATAGGTACCACAGCGCCTTGAACGTGCCAAGATATATCGGTAGCCCATATCTCATATAAGCGCACCTTTCATTTGTCAGGCCATCGGCTATTCATAACATATTTAATCCACACACGATccacttaatatttattaaaaaccaatataaaaatgtcatcaaaTGTCACACTCTACATCATTAAAAAGATGACTGTCGTAGGTTTCCTATAATATCTTGTTTATGATagctaaataaagaaaactctACAAAGAAACTAGTCGATTTTGGTAGCAAAGTACTCAAACTAATAaacattatcaatttaaaataaacgcaACTACaacattgtaaataaacaatattagatTGTTACTGTAAAAAGGCTTCTAAGTTAGTATCTAAGCAACGCTCCGCCCAGCTCTAGACGGCGGCCAATAGCGCGCAGTGGGCGGGGCGCGACGCCACGAGAAATCTAAGCTCGAGGATTTAGTCAATCTCAGTCAACATTGTTAAATTAACTAGTTCTTATTTACAAGCAACTGCTTCATACAGAAACATGATAGCTTCTAGGTACATCTGACCCAAGAGCTCGTCTTGGCCCCAGACCGGTCTATTCGCAACTAGCTAACTTTTGCGACTCTTAATACGAGGGTTTTAATGTCACATAGGGAGCAACCGCTTATTTGTGGACATTAATACTTAAAAGCCATTTTTCAGTGCATCCTCTGCGCCGTCAACGTAAACGCAACCAGCAATTAAGTGGTGCATGCGAGGATGCATCGCGAGCCACCTGTCAAGTGCCTGTTTCATCAAATCATTTCTTTATTGCTCAGCCTCCGTCCGACCTCTTTTTTGTTAGCagagttttgaaaaaaaaaaacgttattgtGGATGAGTAGTCGGGTAGGTCGGGGCGCGCGAGCCTTATTTCAGTCAGGTGCCAGGCGCCAAACGCGACGCACCGTAGTCAGTGACGCTTTCCGTTCCTACACAGCCTTACGATTTTCGCGACGTCATATCGTTCGctgcatttaatattaatttagttttatttaaaataaaatgacattgtATTCATTGTGTATACTGGACTGATTGAATACTTTAATGTCAATATTATCATAGTGTATCGTAGCAGTGAGTGAAATAGATTTTCGTAGCGCTGTAGAAGTCCCGTTAAAGGTAAGGCTATGGTtaatgaaaatgcttttttttgtattttatgcgTTAATTTTAAGGTATTTTACAATTAGATAcagaactttaaaaaataacagcttaaaataaattgtactaaATCAAAATGTGTtgattgattttcaaaattattggtctgttttaaacatttacaaaatattttatatggatCTGGAAGCTGCAATCATCTCGACATAAAAGcgaaaatacttattatacttatatacatattttattagctGTGTACACATAGGTACATCTGTCTTACGTCTTTCATCTTTTCTCATTTAAGTAGGTAAgtgcatttatttaaacaatttaccGAAAccattttaaagattttatatataggtacttaatCATATTAGAAAATTGTACCGCGAAAAAATACTATAAGCATCcagtaaaaaggtttttcttgatagattgttatttatttgcaattaatAATACTTCTTAATAGAAGATGCTAATGACGGCATACAGTACACTATACCCAGTATTATCCCTCCTAAAAGAGAGCTAACGGTGACTCTATTTTATAGACATAGGTACAGAAGATGTCGAGAATCTTCGAGGTTTTACGATAGGGTTTTAAATCCACTGAGGCTTTTCTTgctatactgaatatttttttaagtacttgaagctaaagcatatttttaatataactacaaaaaaatgcGAAATCTAGATATGGACCTCCttctaaacaattattttgtaaactagTAGCTAATGCAAAATGCTCTACATTTATAAGAAATCAACAATAATTTTCACTTGAAGAAAGCGACATTATGTgcataaaatatgttatgaaaCCTACttaaaacgtaattaaaaacaaagagttTTATAAAGCCCAGTTTATTGTTCCGCAATCGGCAAAATCCGAGTCATATGAAATACGGAAGCGAGAACTGCACATAGAAGtcctacttttattatttactcatGTCTATGTTTAtacaacaaacaatataaattaatacgaaCATGTTTTCACGTCTGGAAGGATGCACTGCTATACAAATAATCTGCAAGTCTATATTATTTAGCACTAAACAAATGAGACGACACCAAATTTGTACACGTGTTTCAAACATGTATAcctagaataatttaatataggaCAAACCGGGCACATGAAACCAGGCGGCAAAATATTATCAGTCTCCAACGCGTTTAATTGGACTTAAAGCACCGACTTGCCGACTGAATAATTTCGATATTATCCTCCGATCGTCGTCTCATCTGCTGCTACCATTGTCATTGTTTGATTTATAGAGATAAAAGTACACACCAccagaagaaataaatatttaatcgaaTCGGTGACAATGAAATGTAATGACGATACTTATATAACTATACCAATATTGTTTCCCACAATACCAGATACGGAAATATCACTACCTATATATTTAGTTGGTGTTTCGTCATTAACACATCTTACACGCAGACTTTGtagattaagaaataaattttgtcaatgacaaatatttttaacatcaataatttatacacatttatttatttaacaaatcagTGTTGAGCGTGACACATATACTACGATGGCACAAAAACACTTGTACCAGTTATTGTTGTACATTAactataatacttttaaaaatctgTTCAAACAGTTTGAGTTCAATCTCGATTTTGATTAAATCTGTTGCTTTCTTTTCAATATACAACACCTGTCCTTAGCAAACGCGATAGCAAACGAGGCGGCGCACGCTTTACAATTATCTCACAGGTGCCCAGAACTGCAATAGAACTTGCGCAAATAAACtagttcttatttaaatatccaTAACAAATTAGCGGTGATTGATTTTCTTAACATTTGCTCAAGTTCCCACTCTACCTCAAGAAAAAACTAGGTGGCAGTCGTCGCGCGGTAGGTAATTGCTACTCGCGatctaataaataaagactTGCTTTATTGAAACAAGAAATTGCAACGCACAACCCTCGCGTTAGCCAACTCGTTAGCCAATTAGTAGTAATAGCACGAATCAATTGCTTTGCATTTGTAAGACAAGAAAATGAAATTGCCCCTCAGTGGATAACACGAATGTGATCGATATCTACATGAACACTATTTGTTAATGAACAGAATTTGTTTTGAACATTATTGTAATTGGGAAATTTGGCAAATCATTGTCcgacatcattatttataatttacgaCGACAAATGTATGTCTCTGCTATATCGGCGGGCTCCTCCAGTTTAATTCCTAATGGAAGCGCAGTGGAATAGTGTTGTGACACGCGGACATCCATTCTGTAAATATGTAATGTGTGTTAGTCTAATGAAGATTGTTTTACTGGACACGTGCATTATTAATGCGCGTACGCAGCGGGCGCCGGCCGCGGTCGCGACCACTTTCATTATTCTGATTCTTCATTTGCTTGATTGAGCTTTTAATACGATTCGCTGTCAACAAACAAGCGGTTGGATTAATCAGCACGCCTGTCAACAAATACGTACCGTACGTAGTCGGATGGACACTAATGACGTCGGTCACGTAAAACAAAGATGATATCGCAATTTTTGAATTGATCAGAGTCGACCGTAAAATCTTGATAGCTGCAGCACTGACCAATATATTGAGTAGCCTTTGTGTGttcattttgaaaatgttttaacgCTTGCGGGTTCTTCTACGAAGTaagttgttattataatatcatcgtcGATCTGATTACTTAGATTCCAGGTCTACAGGTAAAGACTTAAGATTAGagttttttaatagttaattaattaaagtagtattttttaataaaattaaatttgtttaatacaTGATAAGAACAACACAATTCCACGGGATACCATAAGcccgaaaatacaaaaaaaaactgcaccAGAAGAATCGGTTCaacaaaaatttaatgtaaGCAAAAATCCTGCTATGCTATGATTTATTCGTgggtattaaaatgtaaattatagaTTAAGTTAATTGCAAAACATCGAGATGTACAGAAAACCTAAAGTTCCCACGGGAAAGCAGAATGGTCGCAAACCGATCGATCGATAAGCCCCGTACTAGTTAATGACAATTCAAAAGCTCAGTTGGTCCGTTTATTGGATGCAAAAATGTGCTTGATAGTTAATAATTATGATGCAGGTTATTGTCAGCAAATCCAATTACctattctttattaatatatgtggtattatttatttagctggTCAAACATCTTGTTATCGAGTCGAAGTAATGTCTCATCATACATTCTTAGAAGATTGTTctcaatatatatatatcatacATTTAGGGAACTTgtccaaaaataacttttctacAGCTTTCCAACAACCATAGAAAAATGGTGATACTGGGGTAGGTTAAAGCGAATAGTAAAAAGATCCTTTCCTTTTTTAGAGGCAAATTTATCTGGGTAAGACCGGGTATTATGAGGTATTCCCTAATAATCATAATTGTTATTTTCCTATTGTCCAGGATGTCTCGGCACGTGCTGCTGTCCCGGCTGGCGGAGCAGTTCCAGCCATCCTCCCCGCCGCCCCCCGCGCACCGGTATCCCTCCCCGGAAGGCAGCCTCTCCCCCCGCACACCGCCATCCCCTCGATCCCCCCCGCGCTCTCCTGACTCTCTTTCTTACCAGAGACTGGATTTACTTCAGCTCGGCGACATCGAAATAGCGGGGAGAGCTCTTAAACAGTACGCTAGAGCTACCGGTAAGTTCTTTAAAGTGATAAAACTTGATAAAAGCATAAcctataaacttaaaatattagaGAAGTTTCATCACTCGCGTATTAATAAGATTTGAAGTTACAACGCTTGAACCTTACGGTGCAAAAGTTACGGTACATAATTGAGCATGGTTTGTTTGGTCCAGAACTGGGCGCTCTGATGTACTGCAGCGGGCTGGGCGCGCTGTACGGCGGCGCGGGCGTGTGGCCGCTGCTGATGCCGCGAGCCTCAGCGCAGTTCGCGCGCCCGCCGCTCGACCACGCCAGGCACACGCCGCCCAGAGATGGTAACTAAACCGTTCCTtcaattatcattatattaaaccctgtttatattacttttgtgtttaaaaaactGAGAGTTACTTAGACAAAATATCATACTGAAGCGAAGCGTAGACAGAAGAACTCTCCTAAGTACCTACTGATATAGTATCAATCACACGTTAGGaattaaagttaaaagtttCCTAACTGAAACCATTACACAAATATATGAATGTTCCTTAATTATAAGTAAGCCAGAATCATAATCcatgaaataaattgaacaatgtTACAGTTAGACTACAACTTTTACCTTGTTTATTGTTGAATTTTCTAGAACAATACCCAATAATACATTGACATTTCTAGAAAATgacgataaataaaatgtgaatatttGAAAGTATCTAGAATTACAATGACCTACATAATCTGCAATTACTAT from Trichoplusia ni isolate ovarian cell line Hi5 chromosome 4, tn1, whole genome shotgun sequence includes the following:
- the LOC113493460 gene encoding uncharacterized protein LOC113493460; amino-acid sequence: MGYRYILARSRRCGTYIQNGAVIRVKSCGELLGAIGSLRVRGAHSRVYGFQKNTSIHLAFDYWKLSEAYTGMRLFVLATICLVWAARKRSVKMSGRVNACPAAAAAVAAHVRLMSVLTTVGG